The Callithrix jacchus isolate 240 chromosome X, calJac240_pri, whole genome shotgun sequence genome contains a region encoding:
- the TRO gene encoding trophinin isoform X3 gives MHTLLAATKDPLAMDPPVVNRPKKSKTKKAPIKAITKATPAAPPVPTASEIATNKPEITLQALNLPVITQISQASSTTEVANTQASSVTSQPKKANKMRRVTAKSAQGSQSPAGYEGVTTQLKSPLQVLNLPAISQNSHVPIANESASSQALITSVKPKKAFKAKKVANKAIASATEVSPAPNATHTAITQGQITSETASIHTTAASIRTKKASKAKKTTAKVINIDTGHVEARNVTEAATRQIEASVVALRPKKSKGKKAASRGPNSLSEISEAPLATHMVTNQALAATLRVKRGSRARKAATKSRATESQTPVADQGSQAKMATAQTNVSALQTQVAAAVQALADDYLAQLSLEPTTRTRGKRNRKSKHLNGDERSGSNYRRIPRGWRPAPPRDVAILQERANKLVKYLLVKDQTKIPIKRSDMLRDVIQEYDEYFPEIIERASYALEKMFRVNLKEIDKQCSLYILISTQESSAGILGTTKDTPKLGLLMVILSVIFMNGNKASEAVIWEVLRKLGLRPGVRHSLFGEVRKLITDEFVKQKYLEYKRVPNSRPPEYEFFWGLRSYHETSKMKVLKFACKVQKKDPKDWAVQYREAVEMEVQAAAVAVAEAEARAEARAQMGIGEEAVAGPWNWDDMDIDCLTREELGDDAQAWSRFSFEIEARAQENADASTNVNFSRGASTRAGFSDGASISFNGASSSSGGFSGGPGITFGGAPSTSASFSSTASISFGGTLSTSSSFSSAASISFGGAPSTSTSFSSEASISFGGMPCTSANFSGGVSSSFSGPLSTSTTFSGGANSGFGGILSTTAGFSGVLSTSTSFGSAPTTSTVFSSALSTGTGFGGTLSTSVCFGGSPSSSGSFGGTLSTSICFDGSPCTSTGFGGTLSTSVSFGGSSSTSANFGGTVSTSICFDGSPSTSAGFGGALNTSADFGGAMSTCADFGGTLSTSVCFGGSPCTSVSFGGALNTNAGFGSAVSTSTDFGGILSTSVCFGGSTSTSAGFGDALNTNASFGCAVSTGAGFSGAPSTNPGFGGAFSTSAGFSGALSTTTDFGGTPSNSIGFGAAPSTSVSFGGAHSTSLCFGGAPSTSLCFGSASNTNLCFDGPPSTSACFSGATSPSFGDGPSTSTGFSFGNGLTTSAGFGGGLSTGGLGTSAGFSGGLSSSSGLDGGLGTSAGFGGGPGTSTGFGGGLGTSAGFSGGLGTSAGFGGGLVTSGAFGGGLGTNASFGSTLGTSAGFSGGLSTSDGFGSRPNASFDRGLSTIIGFGSGSNTSTGFTGEPSTSTGFNSGPSSIVGFSGGPSTGVGFCSGPSTSGFSGGPSTGAGFGGGPNTGAGFGGGPSTSVGFSSGAASLGACGFSYG, from the exons ATGCATACCCTGTTGGCGGCAACCAAGGACCCCCTGGCCATGGACCCACCAGTTGTCAACCGGCCTAAGAAAAGCAAGACCAAGAAGGCCCCTATAAAGGCTATTACTAAGGCCACACCTGCTGCCCCTCCAGTCCCAACTGCCAGTGAGATTGCCACCAACAAGCCCGAAATAACTTTGCAGGCTTTAAACCTGCCAGTCATCACCCAGATCAGCCAGGCTTCATCTACCACCGAGGTAGCCAATACTCAGGCTTCTTCAGTCACTTCTCAGCCTAAGAAAGCCAACAAGATGAGGAGAGTTACTGCCAAGTCAGCCCAAGGCTCCCAATCCCCAGCTGGCTATGAGGGTGTCACTACACAGCTCAAGTCACCCTTGCAAGTCCTAAACCTACCAGCCATCTCACAGAATAGTCACGTTCCAATTGCCAATGAGTCAGCCAGTTCCCAGGCCTTGATAACCTCTGTCAAACCTAAGAAAGCTTTCAAGGCTAAGAAAGTTGCGAATAAGGCCATAGCTAGTGCCACCGAGGTGTCACCGGCTCCAAATGCCACACATACAGCTATCACCCAAGGCCAAATTACCAGTGAGACAGCCAGTATCCATACCACAGCAGCCTCCATCCGAACCAAGAAAGCCTCCAAAGCCAAGAAGACAACTGCTAAGGTCATAAATATTGACACTGGGCATGTAGAGGCTCGAAATGTCACTGAGGCAGCTACCAGGCAGATTGAGGCCTCAGTAGTAGCTCTCAGGCCCAAAAAGTCCAAGGGCAAGAAGGCTGCCAGTAGGGGCCCAAATTCTCTTTCTGAGATCTCTGAAGCCCCACTTGCCACTCACATGGTCACAAATCAAGCCCTAGCAGCCACCCTGCGGGTCAAGAGAGGGTCTAGGGCTCGGAAGGCTGCCACTAAGTCTCGGGCAACTGAAAGCCAGACTCCAGTTGCTGACCAAGGGTCCCAGGCCAAGATGGCCACTGCTCAGACCAACGTAAGTGCCCTTCAGACTCAGGTTGCTGCTGCTGTCCAGGCCCTGGCAGATGACTATCTGGCTCAGTTGAGTCTGGAGCCCACAACCAGGACCCGGGGCAAGAGAAACCGAAAG TCCAAGCATCTGAATGGGGATGAGAGAAGTGGCAGTAATTACAGGCGGATTCCACGGGGCTGGAGACCTGCGCCACCGCGAGATGTGGCCATTTTACAAGAAAGG GCTAATAAGTTGGTGAAATACCTGTTGGTTAAGGATCAGACAAAGATCCCCATCAAGCGCTCAG ACATGCTGAGGGATGTCATCCAAGAATATGATGAATATTTCCCAGAAATCATTGAACGAGCAAGCTACGCTCTTGAGAAG ATGTTTCGAGTCAATCTGAAAGAAATTGATAAGCAATGTAGCTTGTATATTCTCATCAGCACTCAGGAATCCTCTGCAGGCATACTGGGAAC GACCAAGGACACACCCAAGCTGGGTCTGCTCATGGTGATTCTGAGTGTCATTTTTATGAATGGCAACAAGGCCAGTGAGG CTGTCATCTGGGAGGTGCTGCGCAAGTTGGGGCTGCGCCCTGG GGTGAGGCATTCACTCTTTGGGGAAGTGAGGAAGCTCATCACAGACGAGTTTGTGAAGCAGAA GTACCTGGAATACAAGAGGGTCCCTAACAGCAGACCACCTGAATATGAGTTCTTCTGGGGCTTGCGCTCCTACCATGAGACTAGCAAGATGAAAGTCCTCAAGTTTGCATGCAAG GTGCAGAAGAAAGACCCCAAGGACTGGGCTGTGCAGTACCGCGAGGCAGTGGAGATGGAAGTCCAAGCTgcagctgtggctgtggctgaggctgaagccagggctgaggcaagagccCAAATGGGGATTGGAGAGGAAGCTGTGGCTGGGCCCTGGAATTGGGATGACATGGATATCGACTGCCTAACAAGGGAAGAGTTAGGCGATGATGCTCAGGCCTGGAGcagattttcatttgaaattgaGGCGAGAGCCCAAGAAAATGCAGATGCCAGCACCAACGTCAACTTCAGCAGAGGAGCTAGTACCAGGGCTGGCTTCAGCGATGGTGCTAGTATTAGCTTCAATGGTGCATCCAGCTCCAGTGGTGGCTTCAGTGGTGGACCTGGCATTACCTTTGGTGGTGCACCCAGCACCAGTGCCAGCTTCAGCAGTACAGCCAGCATTAGCTTTGGTGGCACACTGAGCACTAGCTCCAGCTTCAGCAGTGCAGCCAGCATTAGCTTTGGTGGTGCACCCAGCACCAGCACTAGTTTCAGCAGTGAAGCTAGCATTAGCTTTGGTGGCATGCCTTGTACCAGTGCCAACTTTAGTGGTGGAGTCAGCTCTAGTTTTAGTGGCCCACTCAGCACCAGTACCACTTTTAGTGGTGGAGCCAACTCTGGCTTTGGAGGCATACTCAGCACCACTGCTGGCTTTAGTGGTGTACTCAGCACCAGCACCAGCTTTGGCAGTGCACCCACAACAAGCACAGTCTTCAGTAGTGCGCTTAGCACCGGCACTGGCTTTGGAGGCACACTAAGCACCAGTGTTTGCTTTGGTGGCTCTCCCAGCTCCAGTGGTAGCTTTGGTGGTACACTCAGTACCAGTATCTGCTTTGATGGCTCTCCCTGTACCAGCACTGGCTTTGGAGGCACACTCAGTACCAGTGTTTCCTTTGGTGGCTCTTCTAGCACCAGTGCCAATTTTGGTGGTACAGtaagcaccagcatctgctttgATGGCTCTCCCAGCACTAGTGCTGGCTTTGGTGGTGCACTCAACACCAGTGCTGATTTTGGTGGTGCTATGAGCACCTGTGCTGATTTTGGCGGTACACTCAGCACCAGTGTCTGCTTTGGTGGCTCTCCCTGCACCAGTGTTAGCTTTGGCGGTGCACTCAACACCAATGCTGGTTTTGGTAGTGCTGTCAGCACCAGTACTGACTTTGGTGGTATACTAAGCACCAGTGTCTGTTTTGGTGGCTCTACCAGCACCAGTGCTGGCTTTGGTGATGCACTCAACACCAATGCCAGCTTTGGCTGTGCCGTCAGCACCGGTGCAGGCTTCAGTGGTGCACCCAGCACCAACCCTGGCTTTGGTGGTGCATTCAGCACCAGTGCTGGCTTCAGTGGGGCACTTAGTACCACTACTGACTTTGGTGGTACTCCCAGCAACAGCATTGGCTTTGGTGCTGCTCCCAGCACCAGTGTCAGCTTTGGTGGTGCTCACAGCACCAGTCTCTGTTTTGGTGGAGCTCCCAGCACCAGCCTTTGCTTTGGCAGTGCATCTAATACTAACCTATGCTTTGATGGCCCTCCTAGCACCAGTGCCTGCTTTAGTGGTGCTACCAGCCCTAGTTTTGGTGATGGACCCAGTACCAGTACCGGCTTCAGCTTTGGCAACGGGTTAACCACCAGTGCTGGATTTGGTGGTGGACTGAGCACCGGTGGCCTAGGCACCAGTGCTGGCTTCAGTGGTGGCCTAAGTTCCAGTTCTGGCCTTGATGGTGGGCTAGGTACCAGTGCTGGCTTCGGTGGAGGACCAGGCACCAGCACTGGCTTTGGTGGTGGACTGGGCACCAGCGCTGGCTTCAGTGGCGGACTGGGCACCAGTGCTGGCTTTGGTGGTGGACTGGTCACTAGTGGTGCCTTTGGTGGTGGACTGGGCACCAATGCTAGTTTCGGCAGCACACTTGGCACCAGTGCTGGCTTTAGTGGTGGCCTCAGCACCAGCGATGGCTTTGGCAGTAGGCCTAATGCCAGCTTCGACAGAGGACTGAGTACCATCATTGGCTTTGGCAGTGGTTCCAACACCAGCACTGGCTTTACTGGCGAACCCAGCACCAGCACGGGCTTCAATAGTGGACCCAGTTCTATTGTTGGCTTCAGTGGTGGACCAAGCACTGGTGTTGGCTTCTGCAGTGGACCAAGCACCAGTGGCTTCAGCGGTGGACCAAGCACGGGAGCTGGCTTCGGCGGTGGACCAAACACTGGTGCTGGCTTTGGTGGTGGACCGAGCACCAGTGTTGGCTTCAGCAGTGGAGCCGCCAGCCTTGGTGCCTGTGGCTTCTCCTATGGCTAG
- the TRO gene encoding trophinin isoform X1, translating into MDRRNDYGYRLPPFQGPLPPPGSLGLPFPPDTQTETTEEDSVLLMHTLLAATKDPLAMDPPVVNRPKKSKTKKAPIKAITKATPAAPPVPTASEIATNKPEITLQALNLPVITQISQASSTTEVANTQASSVTSQPKKANKMRRVTAKSAQGSQSPAGYEGVTTQLKSPLQVLNLPAISQNSHVPIANESASSQALITSVKPKKAFKAKKVANKAIASATEVSPAPNATHTAITQGQITSETASIHTTAASIRTKKASKAKKTTAKVINIDTGHVEARNVTEAATRQIEASVVALRPKKSKGKKAASRGPNSLSEISEAPLATHMVTNQALAATLRVKRGSRARKAATKSRATESQTPVADQGSQAKMATAQTNVSALQTQVAAAVQALADDYLAQLSLEPTTRTRGKRNRKSKHLNGDERSGSNYRRIPRGWRPAPPRDVAILQERANKLVKYLLVKDQTKIPIKRSDMLRDVIQEYDEYFPEIIERASYALEKMFRVNLKEIDKQCSLYILISTQESSAGILGTTKDTPKLGLLMVILSVIFMNGNKASEAVIWEVLRKLGLRPGVRHSLFGEVRKLITDEFVKQKYLEYKRVPNSRPPEYEFFWGLRSYHETSKMKVLKFACKVQKKDPKDWAVQYREAVEMEVQAAAVAVAEAEARAEARAQMGIGEEAVAGPWNWDDMDIDCLTREELGDDAQAWSRFSFEIEARAQENADASTNVNFSRGASTRAGFSDGASISFNGASSSSGGFSGGPGITFGGAPSTSASFSSTASISFGGTLSTSSSFSSAASISFGGAPSTSTSFSSEASISFGGMPCTSANFSGGVSSSFSGPLSTSTTFSGGANSGFGGILSTTAGFSGVLSTSTSFGSAPTTSTVFSSALSTGTGFGGTLSTSVCFGGSPSSSGSFGGTLSTSICFDGSPCTSTGFGGTLSTSVSFGGSSSTSANFGGTVSTSICFDGSPSTSAGFGGALNTSADFGGAMSTCADFGGTLSTSVCFGGSPCTSVSFGGALNTNAGFGSAVSTSTDFGGILSTSVCFGGSTSTSAGFGDALNTNASFGCAVSTGAGFSGAPSTNPGFGGAFSTSAGFSGALSTTTDFGGTPSNSIGFGAAPSTSVSFGGAHSTSLCFGGAPSTSLCFGSASNTNLCFDGPPSTSACFSGATSPSFGDGPSTSTGFSFGNGLTTSAGFGGGLSTGGLGTSAGFSGGLSSSSGLDGGLGTSAGFGGGPGTSTGFGGGLGTSAGFSGGLGTSAGFGGGLVTSGAFGGGLGTNASFGSTLGTSAGFSGGLSTSDGFGSRPNASFDRGLSTIIGFGSGSNTSTGFTGEPSTSTGFNSGPSSIVGFSGGPSTGVGFCSGPSTSGFSGGPSTGAGFGGGPNTGAGFGGGPSTSVGFSSGAASLGACGFSYG; encoded by the exons ATGGATAGGAGAAATGACTACGGATATAGGTTGCCTCCATTTCAG GGCCCTCTGCCTCCCCCTGGGAGCCTGGGGCTTCCCTTCCCTCCAGATACACAGACTGAGACCACAGAAGAGGACAGTGTCTTGCTGATGCATACCCTGTTGGCGGCAACCAAGGACCCCCTGGCCATGGACCCACCAGTTGTCAACCGGCCTAAGAAAAGCAAGACCAAGAAGGCCCCTATAAAGGCTATTACTAAGGCCACACCTGCTGCCCCTCCAGTCCCAACTGCCAGTGAGATTGCCACCAACAAGCCCGAAATAACTTTGCAGGCTTTAAACCTGCCAGTCATCACCCAGATCAGCCAGGCTTCATCTACCACCGAGGTAGCCAATACTCAGGCTTCTTCAGTCACTTCTCAGCCTAAGAAAGCCAACAAGATGAGGAGAGTTACTGCCAAGTCAGCCCAAGGCTCCCAATCCCCAGCTGGCTATGAGGGTGTCACTACACAGCTCAAGTCACCCTTGCAAGTCCTAAACCTACCAGCCATCTCACAGAATAGTCACGTTCCAATTGCCAATGAGTCAGCCAGTTCCCAGGCCTTGATAACCTCTGTCAAACCTAAGAAAGCTTTCAAGGCTAAGAAAGTTGCGAATAAGGCCATAGCTAGTGCCACCGAGGTGTCACCGGCTCCAAATGCCACACATACAGCTATCACCCAAGGCCAAATTACCAGTGAGACAGCCAGTATCCATACCACAGCAGCCTCCATCCGAACCAAGAAAGCCTCCAAAGCCAAGAAGACAACTGCTAAGGTCATAAATATTGACACTGGGCATGTAGAGGCTCGAAATGTCACTGAGGCAGCTACCAGGCAGATTGAGGCCTCAGTAGTAGCTCTCAGGCCCAAAAAGTCCAAGGGCAAGAAGGCTGCCAGTAGGGGCCCAAATTCTCTTTCTGAGATCTCTGAAGCCCCACTTGCCACTCACATGGTCACAAATCAAGCCCTAGCAGCCACCCTGCGGGTCAAGAGAGGGTCTAGGGCTCGGAAGGCTGCCACTAAGTCTCGGGCAACTGAAAGCCAGACTCCAGTTGCTGACCAAGGGTCCCAGGCCAAGATGGCCACTGCTCAGACCAACGTAAGTGCCCTTCAGACTCAGGTTGCTGCTGCTGTCCAGGCCCTGGCAGATGACTATCTGGCTCAGTTGAGTCTGGAGCCCACAACCAGGACCCGGGGCAAGAGAAACCGAAAG TCCAAGCATCTGAATGGGGATGAGAGAAGTGGCAGTAATTACAGGCGGATTCCACGGGGCTGGAGACCTGCGCCACCGCGAGATGTGGCCATTTTACAAGAAAGG GCTAATAAGTTGGTGAAATACCTGTTGGTTAAGGATCAGACAAAGATCCCCATCAAGCGCTCAG ACATGCTGAGGGATGTCATCCAAGAATATGATGAATATTTCCCAGAAATCATTGAACGAGCAAGCTACGCTCTTGAGAAG ATGTTTCGAGTCAATCTGAAAGAAATTGATAAGCAATGTAGCTTGTATATTCTCATCAGCACTCAGGAATCCTCTGCAGGCATACTGGGAAC GACCAAGGACACACCCAAGCTGGGTCTGCTCATGGTGATTCTGAGTGTCATTTTTATGAATGGCAACAAGGCCAGTGAGG CTGTCATCTGGGAGGTGCTGCGCAAGTTGGGGCTGCGCCCTGG GGTGAGGCATTCACTCTTTGGGGAAGTGAGGAAGCTCATCACAGACGAGTTTGTGAAGCAGAA GTACCTGGAATACAAGAGGGTCCCTAACAGCAGACCACCTGAATATGAGTTCTTCTGGGGCTTGCGCTCCTACCATGAGACTAGCAAGATGAAAGTCCTCAAGTTTGCATGCAAG GTGCAGAAGAAAGACCCCAAGGACTGGGCTGTGCAGTACCGCGAGGCAGTGGAGATGGAAGTCCAAGCTgcagctgtggctgtggctgaggctgaagccagggctgaggcaagagccCAAATGGGGATTGGAGAGGAAGCTGTGGCTGGGCCCTGGAATTGGGATGACATGGATATCGACTGCCTAACAAGGGAAGAGTTAGGCGATGATGCTCAGGCCTGGAGcagattttcatttgaaattgaGGCGAGAGCCCAAGAAAATGCAGATGCCAGCACCAACGTCAACTTCAGCAGAGGAGCTAGTACCAGGGCTGGCTTCAGCGATGGTGCTAGTATTAGCTTCAATGGTGCATCCAGCTCCAGTGGTGGCTTCAGTGGTGGACCTGGCATTACCTTTGGTGGTGCACCCAGCACCAGTGCCAGCTTCAGCAGTACAGCCAGCATTAGCTTTGGTGGCACACTGAGCACTAGCTCCAGCTTCAGCAGTGCAGCCAGCATTAGCTTTGGTGGTGCACCCAGCACCAGCACTAGTTTCAGCAGTGAAGCTAGCATTAGCTTTGGTGGCATGCCTTGTACCAGTGCCAACTTTAGTGGTGGAGTCAGCTCTAGTTTTAGTGGCCCACTCAGCACCAGTACCACTTTTAGTGGTGGAGCCAACTCTGGCTTTGGAGGCATACTCAGCACCACTGCTGGCTTTAGTGGTGTACTCAGCACCAGCACCAGCTTTGGCAGTGCACCCACAACAAGCACAGTCTTCAGTAGTGCGCTTAGCACCGGCACTGGCTTTGGAGGCACACTAAGCACCAGTGTTTGCTTTGGTGGCTCTCCCAGCTCCAGTGGTAGCTTTGGTGGTACACTCAGTACCAGTATCTGCTTTGATGGCTCTCCCTGTACCAGCACTGGCTTTGGAGGCACACTCAGTACCAGTGTTTCCTTTGGTGGCTCTTCTAGCACCAGTGCCAATTTTGGTGGTACAGtaagcaccagcatctgctttgATGGCTCTCCCAGCACTAGTGCTGGCTTTGGTGGTGCACTCAACACCAGTGCTGATTTTGGTGGTGCTATGAGCACCTGTGCTGATTTTGGCGGTACACTCAGCACCAGTGTCTGCTTTGGTGGCTCTCCCTGCACCAGTGTTAGCTTTGGCGGTGCACTCAACACCAATGCTGGTTTTGGTAGTGCTGTCAGCACCAGTACTGACTTTGGTGGTATACTAAGCACCAGTGTCTGTTTTGGTGGCTCTACCAGCACCAGTGCTGGCTTTGGTGATGCACTCAACACCAATGCCAGCTTTGGCTGTGCCGTCAGCACCGGTGCAGGCTTCAGTGGTGCACCCAGCACCAACCCTGGCTTTGGTGGTGCATTCAGCACCAGTGCTGGCTTCAGTGGGGCACTTAGTACCACTACTGACTTTGGTGGTACTCCCAGCAACAGCATTGGCTTTGGTGCTGCTCCCAGCACCAGTGTCAGCTTTGGTGGTGCTCACAGCACCAGTCTCTGTTTTGGTGGAGCTCCCAGCACCAGCCTTTGCTTTGGCAGTGCATCTAATACTAACCTATGCTTTGATGGCCCTCCTAGCACCAGTGCCTGCTTTAGTGGTGCTACCAGCCCTAGTTTTGGTGATGGACCCAGTACCAGTACCGGCTTCAGCTTTGGCAACGGGTTAACCACCAGTGCTGGATTTGGTGGTGGACTGAGCACCGGTGGCCTAGGCACCAGTGCTGGCTTCAGTGGTGGCCTAAGTTCCAGTTCTGGCCTTGATGGTGGGCTAGGTACCAGTGCTGGCTTCGGTGGAGGACCAGGCACCAGCACTGGCTTTGGTGGTGGACTGGGCACCAGCGCTGGCTTCAGTGGCGGACTGGGCACCAGTGCTGGCTTTGGTGGTGGACTGGTCACTAGTGGTGCCTTTGGTGGTGGACTGGGCACCAATGCTAGTTTCGGCAGCACACTTGGCACCAGTGCTGGCTTTAGTGGTGGCCTCAGCACCAGCGATGGCTTTGGCAGTAGGCCTAATGCCAGCTTCGACAGAGGACTGAGTACCATCATTGGCTTTGGCAGTGGTTCCAACACCAGCACTGGCTTTACTGGCGAACCCAGCACCAGCACGGGCTTCAATAGTGGACCCAGTTCTATTGTTGGCTTCAGTGGTGGACCAAGCACTGGTGTTGGCTTCTGCAGTGGACCAAGCACCAGTGGCTTCAGCGGTGGACCAAGCACGGGAGCTGGCTTCGGCGGTGGACCAAACACTGGTGCTGGCTTTGGTGGTGGACCGAGCACCAGTGTTGGCTTCAGCAGTGGAGCCGCCAGCCTTGGTGCCTGTGGCTTCTCCTATGGCTAG